CCCGCCGCACGAGGCGGCAGGTTTACCTAAACCCCGGGCAATGCGCGTTAAAAACTCTCCCAGCTTGTCTCTGCCAGCGCCGGTTTAAGCGCGGCGGGCTTGCTTGCCGCTGGCTTTTTCGCGGCCTGCGCTTTATGGCCGGAGAGGGTAAAGATGGAGATAGTCTGCTCCAGCTCGCGCGCCTGCTCTTCGAGGGAGCTTGCCGCCGCGGAGGACTCCTCCACCAGCGCGGCGTTCTGCTGGGTGGTGGTATCCATCTCTGCCATCGCCTGACCGATCTGCGAGATGCCGCGGCTCTGCTCTTCAGACGCGCCGGCAATCTCGTTCATGATATTGCGGACCTGGGCCACAGAGTTGACGATCCCCTCCATCGCTTCACCGGCCCCCGCCACCAGCTTAGAACCGTTCTCCACCTGGCTGCCCGCTTCGTGGATCAGGGCTTCAATCTCTTTCGCCGCCGTGGCGCTGCGCTGCGCCAGCGTTCTCACCTCGCCTGCGACCACGGCAAACCCGCGTCCCTGTTCGCCCGCACGCGCCGCTTCTACTGCGGCGTTAAGCGCGAGGATATTGGTCTGGAAAGCGATGCTGTTAATAACGTTGATGATGTCGCCAATTTTGTGCGAGCTGGCGCGGATCCCCTCCATGGTGGTGACCACTTCACCAACAATCTTGCCACCGCGGTCGGCGCTGGAAGAGGCCTCTGCCGCCAGTTTGCTGGCGTGGCTGGCGTTTTCCGCATTCTGTTTCACCGTCGAGGTCAGCTCTTCCATACTGGCGGCAGTTTCCACTACCGCAGCGGACTGCTGCTCGGTACGCGAGGAGAGATCGATATTGCCCGCGGCGATTTCCGCCGAGGCGCGCGACACGCTCTCCACGCCGCTACGCACACGGGAGATCACCTCTTTCAGGTTCTCATTCATCACGGAAACCGCTTGCAGCAGCAGCCCCGGCTCATCGCGACGTTGGGTGGTGATAGACATGGTGAGATCGCCCTGCGAAATGCGCTCGGCGATGTGCAGCGTTTCACGCAGCGGACGGGTAATGTTACGGGTGATGCGCCAGGCAATCAGCAGCGCAATCGCAATGCCTACTGCGGCTGCAAGCAGCATGATAGTCATCGCATGAGACATGGTTTCCTTCACCTGCGCCTGCTGCCAGACGAAGAAATTCTCAACGGATTCGTTTAACTGAGTGGCGGTGCCAGTCAGGGTTTTGGACTGCGTTGCCTGATTGGCAAACGTAGTAACGAATTGGTCAATATTCCCCTGCAGGCTGGCAAGCTCGGTGGTCAAGGCGGCATTTAAAGAGGCGAGTTCTCCGCCCTGCCCGGCCAGCGCTTTCCCATATTCCGCGCTTTGCTGAAGTGCGGTGCTGAGACGGGCAGCCGTATCAGCGCTGCCGGAGTCAATCAGCTCTTCAATTAACAGCGCCGACTCCTGCAACCGCGCTTCAAGGCGCACGGCCACCACCGCGCTTTCAGGTGGCAAGCTATCGCTGACGCTCAGTGAAGCGGCCTGCTGGGCGATATCTTCAATCTTTGCGCTACGTAATGCGGCGGCCAGTTCATTACGGCGTTGTATTGACGAAACAAAGGTGCTCCTTTGTGCCATATAGGTTTCGGTTTGCTGTTGCAGGCTGTCAATTTTTGTCTGGCCTTCCTGGCTCCAGGAAAAGGTATCCAGCGTTTTCGCCAGCTCAATAATTTGTTGTAAAGCCTTGAGGTTTTTATCAGCGTTTTCTGCCGAGCCGGTATATTGATAAAGGGTGCGATTAAGCCGTGCGGTGCTGAGTGTATTTACCATCTGGACGGTAACCGCTTCTTTATCCGCATTTTCTTCAACTTTTTTAAAGCCAATAAGACCTGTTGCAACGGTAATCATCATAATAATAAGCACGATAATAAAACTGGAGGTCAGTTTTTTGCCGACGCTTAGATTATTCGTGATGTTTCCTACAAAAGCGGTAACGGACATACGGTTCACCATAAAGTTAGATTTTGGGCGCTATTTCCAGTTATCGTCAGCCTTAAAATTTAACTTTATGATTTATTCTTCAGCTTATACGTAAAGTACAGTATTCATGATCTAAATCACGTATTACTGCAACGAACAACGAATCCATTTCGGCATAAAATATTACCGCTTCGCTTAGGATATATCATATTTATTTGTTTTTTTAGAGTTGGCATTTTATTAGGGTGCTATTAATGTCGTTGTAAATAAGTTTGCACTAGGCGGTTGCGCGCTGGAGCAAGAGTGCCTGAGCGAAGCGGCGCAGCCCTTCGGCAATGGTAGATAGATGATGCAAACTTGTAAGCAAGCAGGGTTATAGAGTTCATGCCACATATAATTATTTCAAAGAATGTAACTGCATATTAAGGTCAAAGAGAAATGATTATTATTAATTGCGATGGTAATACTTTTCACATTTAAAGCGACGGTTAAAAAAAGAACAATCAGGGTAAATATTCACTATTAATTGAGGCGGGGAATTAAACCAACGCTAAACCAGACGGGTAACCAGCATTGACATCGTTAAATAATAGCCATAACGGGCATTAAATATCAGCGTTACGCAATTTACATTTTGAGACCAGCGCAATTTTTCAGACAGCCGCTCACTTGATAAGTTCACTGCGAAATTATTGAGGAGTAACAAACGTGAAAAAATTATCCGTACTTTTATCTTTATCTCTGGTGATGGCATCGGGTTCAGCCCTGGCAATGGGTTTTACCGCCGAACAAAGTAAGAACTACACCAATCTCAATGCTGAATTAGGCAAAAGCTCAGACGGCTTATATGCAGAGAGCAACTGGGTAAAAAATACTAAAGATGGCGCGCAGCTGGGCAGCCTGGGTGTAGGTTATAACTTTGGCCTCGGTCCGTTGACCCTCTCAGCCGGCACTAAAGCCGTCTACCTCGGGCCGAAAAAAGGCGATAACGGCGTGGCCTTCCCGATTGGCGGCGGCATCGACTGGGCGCTGACGGACAGCATTCATCTCTATGGCGAAGGCTACTCTGCACCGGAAGGTCTGACCAACAGCGTGAAAAACTACGTCGAAGCGAATGGCGGCATTAAATGGACACCTATCACGCCGCTTACGCTTAAAGCCGGTTACCGCCACGCAAGCGTCGATGGCAAAGATGGTCGTCCGGGCCACACCATTATCGACGGGGCCTATTTAGGCGCTGGCGTCACCTTCTGATATCTCGCACAGCGGGGAGCGCGCGTCTCCCCGATTCCCCCGCCTTAACATTGGCGCGCAGGCAGGATCGATCCTCTACCGCGACTCACCTTCCAGTAACAAAGATAAAACCCTGCGAGCCCAGGGATGACACCCGCCCAGGCATTACCGCATAAAGATTATGTTTTACAGAGTTATATTCGTTCGAATAATAACTTCTCTTGACCATCATATTTGTTACTATTTCGCTGTTCTTTATATCCGTTCAGGGCAACCAACCTATGGAATGAATAGATTATGAGTGAACAAAATCTTTCGACAAAAAAGGCCGGGAACACGATCAATAAGCCTGTGTTTGCTACATCGGCGTTATTAATCGTGCTCCTTGTGGCTTTTGCCTCGCTTTTTCCCGAGCTGGCTGGCAGCAAATTCAAGCTGCTACAGCAGGAGCTTTTCACCAATGCCAGCTGGTTTTATATCCTTGCCGTCGCGCTGATCCTGCTGAGCGTGACCTTCCTTGGGCTTTCGCGCTACGGCGATATAAAACTTGGCCCCGACCATGCACAGCCCGATTTCAGCTACCACTCCTGGTTCGCCATGCTCTTCTCGGCAGGCATGGGGATCGGCCTGATGTTCTTTGGTGTGGCGGAGCCGGTGATGCACTATTTATCGCCACCGGTGGGGACACCTGAAACCATTGAGGCCGCCAAGCAGGCGATGCGCCTGACCTTTTTCCACTGGGGTCTGCATGCCTGGGCCATCTACGCTATCGTCGCGTTGATCCTCGCCTTCTTCAGCTACCGCCACGGTTTACCGTTGACGCTGCGCTCCGCGCTCTACCCGATTATTGGCGATCGCATTTATGGGCCTTTGGGTCACGCCGTCGATATTTTCGCGGTGATCGGTACGGTCTTTGGCGTCGCCACCTCGCTGGGCTACGGCGTATTGCAGGTCAATGCTGGTCTGAATCACCTTTTCGGTGTGCCGATTAATGAAACCGTGCAGGTCATTTTGATCGTCGTGATCACCGGCCTTGCCACCATTTCCGTGGTATCGGGGCTCGATAAAGGGATCCGTATCCTCTCTGAGCTGAACCTC
This Kosakonia cowanii JCM 10956 = DSM 18146 DNA region includes the following protein-coding sequences:
- a CDS encoding methyl-accepting chemotaxis protein; translation: MSVTAFVGNITNNLSVGKKLTSSFIIVLIIMMITVATGLIGFKKVEENADKEAVTVQMVNTLSTARLNRTLYQYTGSAENADKNLKALQQIIELAKTLDTFSWSQEGQTKIDSLQQQTETYMAQRSTFVSSIQRRNELAAALRSAKIEDIAQQAASLSVSDSLPPESAVVAVRLEARLQESALLIEELIDSGSADTAARLSTALQQSAEYGKALAGQGGELASLNAALTTELASLQGNIDQFVTTFANQATQSKTLTGTATQLNESVENFFVWQQAQVKETMSHAMTIMLLAAAVGIAIALLIAWRITRNITRPLRETLHIAERISQGDLTMSITTQRRDEPGLLLQAVSVMNENLKEVISRVRSGVESVSRASAEIAAGNIDLSSRTEQQSAAVVETAASMEELTSTVKQNAENASHASKLAAEASSSADRGGKIVGEVVTTMEGIRASSHKIGDIINVINSIAFQTNILALNAAVEAARAGEQGRGFAVVAGEVRTLAQRSATAAKEIEALIHEAGSQVENGSKLVAGAGEAMEGIVNSVAQVRNIMNEIAGASEEQSRGISQIGQAMAEMDTTTQQNAALVEESSAAASSLEEQARELEQTISIFTLSGHKAQAAKKPAASKPAALKPALAETSWESF
- a CDS encoding YfaZ family outer membrane protein; the encoded protein is MKKLSVLLSLSLVMASGSALAMGFTAEQSKNYTNLNAELGKSSDGLYAESNWVKNTKDGAQLGSLGVGYNFGLGPLTLSAGTKAVYLGPKKGDNGVAFPIGGGIDWALTDSIHLYGEGYSAPEGLTNSVKNYVEANGGIKWTPITPLTLKAGYRHASVDGKDGRPGHTIIDGAYLGAGVTF